TGCTGGCCCAGATTACTCCCGATATGGCCGAGACCCTCATCAAGGAACTGGAAACCGCACCTCGCATCTTCGGCTGCGCTGCGGGCCGCTCGGGATTTATCCTCCGGGGCTTTTTGATGCGGCTGATGCACTTGGGTTTCACCGTTTATTCCGTGGGGGAGACTATTACCCCCCGGGTCCGCCCCAATGACCTGCTCATCGTCATGTCCGGCTCCGGCGAGACCGCCCAACCCCGGGAGATGCAGCGCCGGGCCAATCAGGCGGAAGCCCGTACTCTGGCCCTGACCACTCATGCGGCCTCCACCATCGGCAAAGAAGCCCAGGTCACCATCACCGTTCCCGGGACCACCAAACTGACCCTGAACCGGGAAGCCAATTCGGTGCAGTGCCCGGGCAGCCTCTTCGAACAGGCTACTTTCTTCTTCCTGGAAGCGGTGGTGCTGATCCTCTACCAGCGGCGCCTAGGCCGCAACCGGGGCGAAGTCCTGGACCGCCACGCTGATTTGGAGTAGGGGCAGGGATTAGGGGTTAGAGATTAGGAACCAGGAGGTTGAGGTTCAGCCAAAATGGGGCACGAAGTGCGCTCTTTCAAAGATTTAGTGGCCTGGCAGAAATCCATGGCCCTCGTTACCGAAGTTTATCGCGCCAGCCAAGGGTTTCCCAAAGAAGAAATCTTTGGACTGACCAGCTATCCGCATTGAAAAAATCATCCCCAATATCTAACCCCTAATCTCTATTCCCTAATCTCTGGGTCCATAAGGAACAACAATCATGCCTCCAATATTGCAACTCGCATTAGACTTCGTGGATTTGCACCGGGCCGTGCGCGTGGCCGAACTGGCCGTACCCGCCGGGGTGGATTGGGTGGAAGCCGGGACACCCCTTATCAAGAGCGAGGGTCTGGATGCGGTGCGGGAGCTAAAAAGGCTCTTTCCCGGCAAGACAATTGTGGCCGACATGAAGATTATGGATGCGGGGCGCATTGAAGTGGAGTCCGCAGCCAAGGCCGGAGCTCAAATCATCGACGTCCTGGGTACGGCCACCGACGCCACCATCGAGGAATGCATCCAGGCCGGGAAGAATTACGGCGCCAAAATTGCGGTAGACTTGATCGCCGTGGCCGATCCCGTGACCCGGGCCCGCCAGGTTGAGGCCTTAGGGGCCGATTATATCGCGGTGCACGTGGCCATCGACGAGCAGATGCGGGGCCGCGATCCTTTTGCCATCCTCTATGAGGTCAGCCAGGCGGTGCACCTTCCCGTGGGGGTGGCAGGCGGCATCAACTCCGAAACCGCGGCCGCGGCCATCGCCCACGGGGCCGCCTATGTTATCGTGGGCGGCGCTATCACCAAGGCTTTAGATCCTGCCATAGCCACCATGGAGATTCGCCGGGCCCTGGATGAAGGTGCGGTCATCCCCACGACATTGTTCAAGCGGGGCGGCGAGGCAGAGATTCACCGGGTGCTTTCCATGGTGTCCGCGGCCAATCTCTCGGACGCCCTGCATCGGGGCGGGGTGTTGCAAGGCTTGCGGGCCCTGTTCCCGGGGTGCCGCCTGGCAGGCCGGGCCTTGACGGTGCGCACCTATCCCGGCGATTGGGCCAAACCGGTGGAGGCCATCGACGTCGCCCAACCGGGGGATATTCTGGTGATCGACGCAGGCGGCGTAGGGCCGGCCATCTGGGGCGAACTGGCCACCCATTCGGCCATCCAACGGGGCGTGGGCGGGGTGGTCATCGACGGGGCCATTCGGGACACAGGCGATATCGTCAAGCTGGGCTTTCCGGCCTTCTCGCGCCTGGTGATGCCCAACGCCGGAGAGCCCAAGGGTTTCGGGGAAATCGGCGTACCCATCCGGGTCGGCGGCCTCAAGGTGGAGTCCGGCGACTGGCTCCTGGGAGACGACGACGGCGTCGCGGTTCTGCCCCAGAAGATCGCCGTGGAATACGCCAACCGGGCCATGGACGTTTTGGAAAAAGAAAACCGCATCCGGGAAGAAATCAAAGAAGGCCGCACTCTGGCTCAAGTGACGGATTTGCTCCGTTGGGAAAAGAAGGTCTGATTAACCATGTCGAAATGTAGTGGTGTGTTGCACAATTAAAGTGGCCCTAGATATGCGGTTTTTTTTATCCCCTTTCCTAAAGGGGGGCAGGGAGATTTTTATAACTCCCTGAAATCCCCCTTTTTCAAAGGGGGACTTAAGCTACTAAATCCAGCTACCCCGACCTAATTTAATGTCCAGCTAATTATGATTCGGACCACTAGTAAGGCTTTATTGGCCTTAAGCTCCTTCATGCTCATGGGGTTTCTGGTTTTCTATCCCGCCCTCAGGGTCGGTTTTTTGGGGGATTTTGCCGGAGACCTTTATGGAAGCCAGCAAAATTGGTTTAATTTTGCAGCGTACCAATGGAACTTTTATGTTCCCGCTATGGCGATTTATTCCGGCCTCTATAAAACCTTTCAGTTATTTCCTCTGCCCTATCATGTCGTTCATCTAGCGTTGATATTCATCAATGCTTGGCTGGTATACGTGCTGGCCCAAGAATTAGAATTTGAGTCCTGGCAATGTTGGGTCGCCGGGCTCCTGGCGCTTTTCAACTCCACCGCGTTCGAGACCTATTTCTGGTTGAGCACTATTCCTAAGGTCTTGGCCACCAGTTGCGGATTGGCCGCCTTGATCTGTCTGATTCGTTTGCGGCAAAAGAGAGCCTCAATTTGGGGTTGGGGCTACTTGATCATGGTGACCATAGGGATGTCCCTGGAATCTACCGGCTTGATCCTCCCTTTATTGGGACTGTGCCTGGACACCTATTACCGGCCCTGGAGGGTCTCCGAAGCGGATAAGGTTACTCCCCTTTCAGGCCTCAGGCTGCATTTCTGGAGTTTCGGCAGCGCGGGGATTTTTTTGCTGATCCGCCATTTTCTTGGTATTAAACCGTACGTTACGAATATCCCCATGCTCAAGAAATATCTAACTCTGACCAGAACGATCTTTAGCACCTTTTTCCATGGGCTCTCTGAACCTTTCTTGTTTGTCGTCGAAGGCATCACTCCAGTCTCTATAATGCTGGTTATGGTGTTATTGATTGTTTTAATGGGGGTCTGGTATGTCAAGCAAGGACCGGAAAAAAGACGCTTTACTGCCCTGTTGCTGTTGTGGGTAGGGGCTTGCTTGCCCCATACCATCGGGGCCAATTTTCAATCCCGCTATCTCTATTTCCCAGGAATATTCGCTGCCCTGGTATTGGCGGACCTACTGGGAACTTTGAGGCTGCGCCTCTATGCCCGGAAGTTTGTCTGGTTGTTCATTTCACTGGTTATCATCGGATATCTCGCCACGGACCTCTACGCCTTCCACCAGTCAATAAAATACTATATGGAGGCTACCCGGATTTATGATGCCGGTATCCAAAAAATAAGGAGTAACTTACCCGAGAAGCCGGACGGCATTCGTCTGGTTTTGGTTGATTTCCCTGATAGTATCAGCCGCCCTCGTACCACTCGCCGGGGTCATATAGACGGATATCGCATATTAGTTTTCCGCAATGCCCTCCCCTGGCACATGAGGTTGCTTTATCAGAACTCCAATTTAAATGTGACCTTATTAAAATTATCGGATCAAGACGGTGATGATAACCCTGAACCTTTAGGAACTCCCGCCAGTCCGGAGCAGTTAGCCAAACTGTTAGCTTCCCCGCAAACTATGACATGGCAGTACTTACCGGGGAATCCTGAAAATTTTGTCTTGAACCCCAAACCTTAATTGTCCCGTTTTTCATAGAG
Above is a genomic segment from Desulfobaccales bacterium containing:
- the hxlA gene encoding 3-hexulose-6-phosphate synthase, which produces MPPILQLALDFVDLHRAVRVAELAVPAGVDWVEAGTPLIKSEGLDAVRELKRLFPGKTIVADMKIMDAGRIEVESAAKAGAQIIDVLGTATDATIEECIQAGKNYGAKIAVDLIAVADPVTRARQVEALGADYIAVHVAIDEQMRGRDPFAILYEVSQAVHLPVGVAGGINSETAAAAIAHGAAYVIVGGAITKALDPAIATMEIRRALDEGAVIPTTLFKRGGEAEIHRVLSMVSAANLSDALHRGGVLQGLRALFPGCRLAGRALTVRTYPGDWAKPVEAIDVAQPGDILVIDAGGVGPAIWGELATHSAIQRGVGGVVIDGAIRDTGDIVKLGFPAFSRLVMPNAGEPKGFGEIGVPIRVGGLKVESGDWLLGDDDGVAVLPQKIAVEYANRAMDVLEKENRIREEIKEGRTLAQVTDLLRWEKKV
- a CDS encoding four helix bundle protein is translated as MGHEVRSFKDLVAWQKSMALVTEVYRASQGFPKEEIFGLTSYPH
- the hxlB gene encoding 6-phospho-3-hexuloisomerase; protein product: MDCLPHTQGAMVAPEPAQGLKFTQALDHMHEELGGVLAQITPDMAETLIKELETAPRIFGCAAGRSGFILRGFLMRLMHLGFTVYSVGETITPRVRPNDLLIVMSGSGETAQPREMQRRANQAEARTLALTTHAASTIGKEAQVTITVPGTTKLTLNREANSVQCPGSLFEQATFFFLEAVVLILYQRRLGRNRGEVLDRHADLE